One window of Aliarcobacter lanthieri genomic DNA carries:
- a CDS encoding biotin synthase: MSDNKIYLCAISNIESGTCKEDCQFCTQSVKYRADIERYRRKDIDDIVKEAKKARENKAVGFCLVTAGTGLDDKRLDYVCRAADAVHKAVPDISIIACNGIASFEQLKELKKHGVENYNHNLETAREFYHTICTTHSWDDRYNTCLDAKKAGLHLCTGGIFGLGETQENRISMLESIASLEPMSVPINFFHPNDALPIVKNPLSKDEAFKLVELSRSYLPNQMLMIAGGRELMFGESQYDVFKHGANAIVVGDYLTTGGASAEDDIKAVTALGYEIAFACHQ, from the coding sequence ATGAGCGATAATAAAATATATTTATGTGCAATTTCAAATATTGAAAGTGGAACGTGTAAAGAAGACTGTCAATTTTGTACACAAAGTGTAAAATATAGAGCAGATATTGAAAGATATAGAAGAAAAGATATTGATGATATTGTAAAAGAAGCAAAAAAAGCAAGAGAAAATAAAGCTGTTGGATTTTGTTTAGTTACTGCTGGAACGGGACTTGATGATAAAAGACTTGATTATGTTTGTCGTGCAGCTGATGCTGTACATAAAGCTGTTCCAGATATTTCAATCATTGCCTGTAATGGAATAGCTAGTTTCGAACAACTAAAAGAATTAAAAAAACATGGTGTTGAAAACTATAACCATAATTTAGAAACAGCAAGAGAATTTTATCATACTATTTGTACAACACACTCCTGGGATGATAGATACAATACTTGTTTAGATGCTAAAAAAGCTGGACTTCATCTTTGTACAGGAGGAATTTTTGGTCTAGGAGAGACTCAAGAAAACAGAATTTCTATGCTTGAATCTATTGCATCACTTGAACCAATGTCAGTTCCAATCAACTTTTTTCACCCAAATGATGCTTTACCAATAGTAAAAAATCCTTTATCAAAAGATGAGGCATTTAAATTAGTTGAATTATCTAGAAGTTATTTACCAAATCAAATGTTAATGATCGCTGGAGGGAGAGAATTAATGTTTGGTGAAAGTCAATATGACGTATTTAAACATGGTGCAAATGCTATTGTTGTTGGAGATTATTTAACAACTGGAGGAGCAAGTGCAGAAGATGATATAAAAGCTGTTACAGCTTTAGGATATGAAATAGCTTTTGCTTGTCATCAATAA
- a CDS encoding metallophosphoesterase family protein, producing MKIGILSDSHFKVDYQKEVVDLLKTDGCEYLIHAGDFCCEENLQNLKDSNLKYISVYGNNDKNLLDFSSIFNIKNEPYYFKIEDISFKLMHLPLHLSPDTNIIIFGHTHKFHCEYINGKVYINPGEVCAREEPFISCAKLEINQNEYIITHYYRNINQKNFMKEEFKYER from the coding sequence ATGAAAATAGGAATACTATCTGATAGTCATTTTAAAGTTGACTATCAAAAGGAAGTTGTTGATTTATTAAAAACTGATGGATGTGAATATTTGATTCATGCTGGAGATTTTTGTTGTGAAGAAAATTTACAAAACTTAAAAGATTCAAATTTAAAATATATATCAGTTTATGGTAACAATGATAAAAATCTTTTAGATTTTTCTTCAATATTTAATATAAAAAATGAACCTTATTACTTTAAAATTGAAGATATTAGTTTTAAACTTATGCATTTACCACTTCATTTAAGTCCTGATACAAATATTATAATCTTTGGCCATACACATAAGTTTCATTGTGAATATATAAATGGAAAGGTATATATTAATCCTGGTGAAGTATGTGCAAGAGAGGAACCATTTATTTCATGTGCAAAGTTGGAGATTAATCAAAATGAGTATATAATCACGCACTATTATAGAAATATAAATCAAAAAAATTTTATGAAAGAAGAGTTTAAATATGAGCGATAA
- the topA gene encoding type I DNA topoisomerase, translating to MKNLVIVESPAKAKTISKFLGKDFTVMASMGHVRDLPKSTLGFDPDDNFKPSYQVSTDKKKVISELKKQIAKDTTIYLAADEDREGEAIAWHLIPALKIEKNPIKRIVFHEITKDAILKALENPRDVDQNLVDAQQARRILDRAVGYELSPLLWKKVRYGLSAGRVQSVAVRIIVDRENEIRAFIPEEFWKIKADFINPELKSELAKQNGKTIKISNEQEALKIEESLKQGIYKLIDIEEKESSRNPAAPFTTSTLQQEASRKIGFSVSQTMMIAQQLYEGNTANIPNHTGGLITYMRTDSLNLSNIATSAAKKVIEEEYGSDYALKKPRVYTTKSKGAQEAHEAIRPVDMSLKPSQVKDYLEPAQYRLYSLIWKRTIATQMAQAKIANTTYKIEAGKSKEFEFQVKGQRIIFAGFMKAYTEGSDNPEAALDSTEKILPNIKVGTILELENLQSEQNFTKPPARYTEASLVKKLESEGIGRPSTYAPTISTIQAREYVTINEDKKLVPTPTGEIVNAFLTDHFSNIIDLGFTAKIEEKFDDIAEGKIAWVDVLKNFYGDFKNTIKDKEENISKSDYSQVRELGIDPKSGKPVSARVGRFGPFVQIGTKDDEDKPKFVAIPDNLNMDTITLEQALFLFNLPRVVGITENEEEIKANIGRFGPYLQVKTKYYSLKTDDPYTVDELRAREIIKEIDEAKSKALIKDFEKEKIQILNGQYGAYIKQGRKNFKIPKGKVAEDLTLEECLDIIEKDSKGTKKTTTKRSTKVSSKTTTKKTTKKE from the coding sequence GTGAAAAATTTAGTAATAGTGGAGTCACCAGCAAAGGCAAAAACGATATCAAAATTCTTAGGTAAAGATTTTACAGTTATGGCCTCAATGGGTCATGTAAGGGATTTACCAAAATCAACTTTAGGATTTGATCCAGATGATAACTTCAAACCAAGTTATCAAGTAAGTACAGATAAGAAAAAAGTTATAAGTGAATTAAAGAAGCAAATAGCAAAAGATACAACTATCTATCTAGCAGCCGATGAAGATAGAGAGGGAGAAGCTATTGCATGGCATTTAATTCCTGCACTAAAAATAGAAAAGAATCCAATAAAAAGAATAGTTTTTCACGAAATTACAAAAGATGCTATATTAAAAGCTTTAGAAAATCCAAGAGATGTTGATCAAAATCTAGTAGATGCACAGCAAGCAAGAAGAATTTTAGATAGAGCCGTTGGATATGAACTTTCACCATTACTTTGGAAAAAAGTGAGATATGGTTTAAGTGCTGGAAGAGTACAAAGTGTTGCTGTAAGGATAATAGTAGATAGAGAAAATGAGATAAGAGCATTTATTCCAGAAGAGTTTTGGAAAATTAAAGCTGATTTTATCAATCCAGAATTAAAATCTGAATTAGCAAAACAAAATGGTAAAACTATAAAAATATCTAACGAACAAGAAGCTTTAAAAATTGAAGAATCTTTAAAACAAGGTATTTATAAACTTATAGATATTGAAGAAAAAGAGAGTAGTAGAAATCCTGCAGCTCCTTTTACAACATCAACATTACAACAAGAGGCTTCAAGAAAAATAGGATTTAGTGTTTCTCAAACAATGATGATAGCACAACAACTATATGAAGGGAATACTGCTAATATTCCAAATCATACAGGTGGTTTGATAACTTATATGAGAACAGATTCTTTAAATCTTTCTAATATTGCAACAAGTGCAGCAAAGAAAGTTATTGAAGAAGAATATGGTAGTGATTATGCTTTAAAAAAACCAAGAGTATATACTACAAAATCAAAAGGTGCCCAAGAGGCTCACGAAGCTATTCGTCCAGTTGATATGAGTTTGAAACCAAGTCAAGTAAAAGATTATTTAGAACCAGCACAATATAGATTATATAGTCTAATCTGGAAAAGAACTATAGCTACACAAATGGCTCAGGCAAAAATAGCAAATACAACATATAAAATTGAAGCTGGAAAGAGTAAAGAGTTTGAATTTCAAGTAAAAGGTCAAAGAATTATTTTTGCTGGATTTATGAAAGCTTACACTGAAGGAAGTGATAATCCAGAAGCAGCACTTGATAGTACAGAAAAGATTTTACCAAATATAAAAGTTGGAACTATTTTAGAGTTAGAAAATTTACAAAGTGAACAAAATTTTACAAAACCACCAGCAAGATATACAGAAGCTAGTTTAGTAAAAAAGCTTGAAAGCGAAGGAATAGGAAGACCATCAACTTATGCACCAACAATTTCGACTATTCAAGCAAGAGAGTATGTAACAATAAATGAAGATAAAAAATTAGTTCCTACTCCAACTGGTGAGATAGTAAATGCTTTTTTAACTGATCATTTTTCAAATATTATAGATTTAGGATTTACTGCAAAAATAGAAGAAAAATTTGATGATATTGCAGAAGGAAAAATTGCTTGGGTTGATGTATTGAAAAATTTTTATGGTGACTTTAAAAATACTATAAAAGATAAAGAAGAAAACATAAGTAAATCAGATTATTCACAAGTAAGGGAATTAGGGATTGATCCAAAATCTGGTAAACCTGTAAGTGCAAGAGTTGGAAGATTTGGACCATTTGTGCAAATTGGTACAAAAGATGATGAAGACAAGCCAAAATTTGTAGCAATTCCAGATAATTTAAATATGGACACAATTACACTTGAGCAAGCACTATTCTTATTTAATTTACCAAGAGTTGTAGGGATAACTGAAAATGAAGAAGAGATTAAAGCAAATATTGGAAGATTTGGACCATATTTACAAGTTAAAACAAAATATTACTCTTTAAAAACAGATGATCCTTATACTGTTGATGAACTAAGGGCAAGAGAGATTATAAAAGAAATTGATGAAGCAAAAAGTAAAGCATTAATAAAAGATTTTGAAAAAGAAAAGATTCAAATTTTGAATGGACAATATGGAGCTTATATAAAACAAGGAAGAAAAAATTTTAAAATTCCAAAAGGTAAAGTTGCAGAGGATTTAACTTTAGAAGAGTGTTTAGATATAATAGAAAAAGATAGTAAAGGAACTAAAAAAACTACTACTAAAAGATCAACAAAAGTAAGTTCTAAAACTACAACGAAAAAAACAACAAAAAAAGAGTAA
- a CDS encoding UDP-N-acetylmuramate dehydrogenase produces MNDKIDNYYKTIDFKRYSSIHIGGEKEVLVINEVGDYNDFQIIGRGNNLLVSPNCEKKFAILGEEFDYIKEKDDLLYVGCATSSGKLLTYTRKNNIASLEFLAKLPGNLGGLVKMNAGLKQWEIFNYIHSIKTKDGYILKENLDFSYRETKIDTIVYEVVFHKELGFSQEKQNEFTKMRDNQPQMASAGSCFKNPKGDFAGRLIESVGLKGKRVGDMEFSNTHANFLVNHGNGTFEDAISLINLAKQKVKEQFNIDLQEEIIIFE; encoded by the coding sequence ATGAACGATAAAATAGATAACTATTATAAAACTATAGATTTTAAAAGATACTCTTCTATACATATTGGTGGAGAAAAAGAAGTTTTAGTCATAAATGAAGTAGGCGATTATAATGATTTTCAGATTATTGGAAGAGGAAACAATTTGCTAGTTTCACCAAATTGTGAAAAAAAATTTGCTATTTTAGGTGAAGAGTTTGACTATATAAAAGAAAAAGATGATTTGCTGTATGTAGGTTGTGCTACAAGTAGTGGAAAACTTCTTACATATACAAGAAAGAATAATATTGCTTCTTTAGAGTTTTTAGCAAAATTACCAGGGAATTTGGGTGGTTTGGTAAAAATGAATGCTGGGTTAAAACAATGGGAAATTTTCAACTATATTCACTCTATAAAAACAAAAGATGGTTATATTTTAAAAGAAAATTTAGATTTTTCATATAGAGAAACAAAAATAGACACTATTGTTTATGAAGTAGTTTTTCATAAAGAATTAGGTTTTTCACAAGAAAAACAAAATGAATTTACAAAAATGCGAGATAACCAACCACAGATGGCAAGTGCTGGAAGTTGTTTTAAAAATCCAAAAGGAGATTTTGCAGGAAGACTTATAGAATCTGTTGGATTAAAAGGCAAAAGAGTAGGAGATATGGAGTTTTCAAATACTCATGCAAATTTTTTAGTAAATCATGGAAATGGAACTTTTGAAGATGCTATTTCTCTCATAAATCTAGCAAAACAAAAAGTCAAAGAACAGTTTAATATAGATTTACAAGAAGAAATTATCATTTTTGAATAA
- a CDS encoding menaquinone biosynthesis family protein, whose amino-acid sequence MSKVISVGHSPDADDIFMYYAIKFGWVSLEDTKFDNIALDIETLNQATLKGIYDICAISFALYPFVKDDYALLKTAVSFGEGYGPKLIKKKDTKLKRNFKVALSGEFTTNALLFKIAYPDARVSYMNFLDIEKAVLDGVVDAGVLIHESILTYSSELEVEREIWDIWVELCDGEDLPLPLGGMCLRRSIPLHDAIKYENALIKAVDVANKNRKTLAPMLLEKGLIRVDATTLDKYLDLYANDNSVKMSEIQYKALNKLFALGYKSGHYQNLIKAEDFLIPTEYEELRSR is encoded by the coding sequence ATGAGTAAAGTTATTAGTGTAGGGCACTCTCCTGATGCAGATGATATATTTATGTATTATGCAATTAAATTTGGTTGGGTTAGTTTAGAAGATACTAAATTTGATAATATTGCTTTAGATATAGAAACTTTAAATCAAGCAACTTTAAAAGGTATTTACGATATTTGTGCTATTTCATTTGCACTTTATCCATTTGTAAAAGATGATTATGCGCTACTTAAGACTGCTGTGTCTTTTGGAGAAGGTTATGGGCCAAAACTTATTAAAAAGAAAGATACAAAATTAAAAAGAAACTTTAAAGTAGCTTTAAGTGGAGAATTTACTACAAATGCACTTTTATTTAAAATTGCTTATCCTGATGCAAGAGTTTCATATATGAACTTTTTAGATATTGAAAAAGCTGTTCTTGATGGAGTTGTGGATGCTGGAGTTTTAATCCACGAATCAATTTTAACTTATAGTAGTGAACTTGAAGTGGAACGTGAAATTTGGGATATTTGGGTAGAACTTTGTGATGGTGAAGATTTACCTCTTCCTCTTGGTGGAATGTGTCTTCGTCGTTCAATTCCTCTTCATGATGCTATAAAATATGAAAATGCACTTATAAAAGCTGTTGATGTCGCAAATAAAAATAGAAAAACTTTAGCTCCAATGTTGTTAGAAAAAGGTCTAATTCGTGTAGATGCTACAACTTTAGATAAATATTTAGATTTATATGCAAATGATAATTCTGTAAAAATGAGTGAAATTCAATATAAAGCTTTAAATAAACTTTTTGCACTAGGCTATAAAAGTGGACACTATCAAAACTTGATAAAAGCAGAAGATTTTTTAATTCCAACTGAGTATGAAGAGTTAAGAAGTAGATGA
- a CDS encoding ATP-binding protein yields the protein MQEVINFLKAKDIENTKFYNQLKCSVEEAKILQYISKEYINGRDILSVIDILGQFYNIEKYEHLEKLNLIKSLLEFGWLIQVSFDQVKLNEASKLELINSSVTLSSAYLKMLESGSSDFILPDIKNYGDHLEYLQDQFLKIDLAQQLNIVKRNFDINSPSSNRLKNKLLLLENRIKDRISATTNPIMIESFFKEYNLSEQEKTLFLALLKEEYSGGDGTLREMNYLIELISNDDYEKIKYRSLLEESSTLISKSLVDYDEVLTPFGGINRNFYIPDEVLYKISHPTKKTSNVAKIKLETIIKDQEMFELISTTKNLSDVVLNPKTKDTLSNLLKQVDKSVINRLKAWGIKDKKRGIDAKIIFYGVAGTGKTITALALARSLKKEVLSFDCSKILSMYIGESEKNVRAIFDKYNEIKEQTKSEPVLLLNEADQFLSSRSSGANSSSDKMHNQMQNIFLEQIERFDGILIATTNLLENLDKAFSRRFNYKIEFVKPNLEQRIELWKKLIPTTLPLEDNFDFEKIGKYELTGGQIELVIKNTAYKLAVQDDAIFTLKDFEEQISKEKKGQFDNETKVGFF from the coding sequence ATGCAAGAGGTAATAAATTTTTTAAAAGCAAAAGATATAGAGAATACAAAATTTTATAATCAATTAAAATGTTCTGTTGAAGAGGCGAAAATCCTACAATATATTTCAAAAGAGTATATAAATGGAAGAGATATTTTAAGTGTTATTGATATTCTAGGGCAATTTTATAATATAGAAAAATATGAGCATTTAGAAAAACTAAATTTGATTAAGTCATTACTTGAATTTGGTTGGTTAATTCAAGTCTCTTTTGACCAAGTTAAGCTAAATGAAGCTTCAAAATTAGAGTTAATAAATTCTAGTGTTACACTATCAAGTGCATATTTGAAAATGTTAGAAAGTGGTAGTAGTGATTTTATATTACCTGATATAAAAAACTATGGGGATCATTTAGAGTATTTACAAGATCAATTTCTAAAAATAGATTTAGCTCAACAGCTAAATATTGTAAAAAGAAACTTTGATATAAATAGTCCAAGTTCTAATAGACTGAAGAATAAACTTTTACTTCTTGAAAATAGGATAAAAGATAGAATAAGTGCAACAACAAACCCAATCATGATTGAATCGTTTTTTAAAGAGTATAATTTAAGTGAACAAGAAAAAACATTATTTTTAGCTCTTTTAAAAGAAGAATATAGTGGTGGAGATGGAACATTAAGAGAGATGAATTATCTAATAGAACTTATTTCAAATGATGATTATGAAAAAATCAAATATAGAAGTTTACTTGAAGAGAGTTCTACTTTAATCTCAAAAAGTTTAGTGGATTATGATGAGGTTCTAACACCTTTTGGTGGAATAAATAGAAATTTTTATATTCCAGATGAAGTTTTATATAAAATATCTCATCCAACTAAAAAAACTTCAAATGTTGCAAAGATAAAATTAGAAACTATTATAAAAGATCAAGAGATGTTTGAACTTATCTCTACAACAAAAAATTTAAGTGATGTTGTACTAAATCCAAAAACAAAAGATACTTTAAGCAATCTTCTAAAACAAGTTGATAAAAGTGTTATAAATAGGCTAAAAGCTTGGGGTATAAAAGATAAAAAAAGAGGAATTGATGCAAAGATAATTTTTTATGGAGTTGCTGGAACTGGAAAAACTATTACAGCTTTAGCTTTAGCAAGATCTCTTAAAAAAGAAGTTCTTAGTTTTGATTGTTCAAAAATTTTATCAATGTATATTGGTGAAAGTGAAAAAAATGTACGAGCAATATTTGATAAATATAATGAAATAAAAGAACAAACAAAAAGTGAACCAGTTTTACTTTTAAATGAGGCTGATCAATTTTTAAGTTCAAGAAGTAGTGGTGCAAATAGTAGTAGTGATAAAATGCACAATCAAATGCAAAATATTTTTTTAGAACAGATTGAAAGGTTTGATGGTATTTTAATCGCAACTACAAATTTACTTGAAAATCTTGATAAGGCATTTTCAAGAAGATTTAATTATAAAATAGAATTTGTAAAACCAAATTTAGAACAAAGAATTGAGCTTTGGAAAAAATTAATACCAACAACTTTACCTCTTGAAGACAATTTTGATTTTGAGAAAATTGGAAAATATGAATTGACTGGTGGACAAATAGAGTTAGTTATAAAAAATACTGCATATAAATTAGCAGTTCAAGATGATGCCATTTTTACTCTAAAAGACTTTGAAGAACAAATTTCAAAAGAGAAAAAAGGTCAATTTGATAATGAAACAAAAGTTGGATTTTTTTAA
- a CDS encoding tetratricopeptide repeat protein: MFKVIKLAILAAVIPFITACSNHNQAMKVLPNELEIADQCKNMNINFEMDCYDLISYKNSFAQLRLGIHAQNKGLAQEAFDRYTNAKKAGNFYANALLADLYLNGIGVDVDEKKSTNLLKEVQSVDPIAAYKLSFYYFSENNPQKAIELLEYSALNGVKDAQKDLVLVFSNNQYIEENLEQSLYYDELYQDGQDDFSKKIYGR; this comes from the coding sequence ATGTTCAAAGTTATAAAACTTGCTATATTAGCAGCTGTAATACCTTTTATTACTGCTTGTTCTAATCATAATCAAGCTATGAAAGTTTTACCAAATGAACTTGAAATTGCAGATCAATGTAAAAATATGAATATTAATTTTGAGATGGATTGCTATGATTTAATCTCATATAAAAACTCTTTTGCTCAATTAAGATTAGGAATTCATGCACAAAATAAAGGATTAGCACAAGAAGCATTTGATAGATATACAAACGCAAAGAAAGCTGGTAACTTTTATGCTAATGCATTATTAGCCGACCTTTACTTAAATGGTATAGGTGTTGATGTTGACGAAAAGAAATCTACTAATTTACTAAAAGAAGTACAAAGTGTTGATCCAATTGCAGCATATAAATTATCATTTTACTACTTTTCAGAAAATAATCCACAAAAAGCAATTGAACTTCTTGAATACTCTGCACTAAATGGTGTAAAAGATGCTCAAAAAGATTTAGTATTGGTATTTTCAAATAATCAATATATAGAAGAAAATTTAGAACAAAGCTTATATTATGATGAATTGTATCAAGATGGACAAGATGATTTTTCAAAAAAAATCTATGGAAGATAA
- a CDS encoding tetratricopeptide repeat protein: MLKNIIISISTIFLLTACSFKMPEFLTFGSSINYEEELTEANLCQVMENESNKLYCYKNIENKNSFAKIRLGTYHADKKEYQEALKYLNEAKENKNLFANLPISFIYYKGEGVRKDINKSFELLKESSNIDPVAAFQLSRFYLQGINTKIDNEKGIELLNFAAQKGVFQAQEMLASIYKQGMFEQPKDQVKYEYWLNKVKSNKEDLNHKIYIF, translated from the coding sequence ATGTTAAAAAATATAATTATTTCAATTTCTACAATATTTTTGTTAACTGCTTGCTCATTTAAAATGCCAGAATTTTTAACATTTGGTTCAAGTATTAACTATGAAGAAGAACTAACAGAAGCAAATCTTTGTCAAGTAATGGAAAATGAGTCAAATAAACTCTATTGTTATAAAAATATAGAAAATAAAAATTCATTTGCTAAAATTAGATTAGGAACTTATCATGCTGATAAAAAAGAGTATCAAGAAGCATTAAAATACTTAAATGAAGCAAAAGAGAATAAAAACCTTTTTGCAAATTTGCCTATATCTTTTATTTATTATAAAGGCGAAGGGGTAAGAAAAGATATCAATAAATCTTTTGAACTTTTAAAAGAATCATCAAATATTGATCCCGTTGCCGCTTTTCAATTATCAAGATTTTATCTTCAAGGTATAAATACAAAAATTGATAATGAAAAAGGTATTGAATTACTAAATTTTGCTGCACAAAAAGGTGTTTTTCAAGCTCAAGAAATGTTAGCAAGTATTTACAAACAAGGAATGTTTGAGCAACCTAAAGACCAAGTAAAATATGAATATTGGTTAAATAAAGTAAAATCAAATAAAGAGGATTTAAACCACAAAATATATATTTTCTAA
- the dauA gene encoding C4-dicarboxylic acid transporter DauA: MKDNILSGLTVGIIALPLSMALAIATGVPPQLGLYTAIIAGIFAAIFGSSKVNISGPTAAFIVILIPIVQEFGITGLLLCGLLSGIILILIGLLKLGNLIELVPYPVTVGFTSGIAVVIATFQVKDFFGLTIDNFSGNYTEKIILLFNSFSTFNLYEFLTASATLLLLIIWKKTKSKIPSALIALGIITILVVFFNSQYGLNISTINSTFSYKIGNFEGSGIPPIPLQFSLPWEFLKPNEINLDLLIKLLPHSIAIAILGALESLLCAVISDGMTGSKTDPNKELIGQGITNIVVPFFGGIPATAAIARTVANINSGGTSKLSSIVHSLFILASILFIAPYISYLPMASLSALLLMVAWNMSEIKHFTNILKTAPKDDIYVLLTCFSLTVLIDMQVAVAIGIALASILFIKRTIDLYSIELVNENLDTHPDIPKEILIYDINGPMFFGAAHKALKTLSNINEQKSIVILNMKNVSILDITAMVALKSIVDNFEVKNKKLIFAGLNKRVLQKLERAKFDYVTTFSEIEDAINYAKKYKPRE, from the coding sequence ATGAAAGATAATATTTTATCAGGTCTTACAGTTGGAATTATTGCGTTACCTTTATCAATGGCTCTTGCTATTGCAACTGGAGTTCCACCTCAACTTGGACTTTATACAGCAATCATTGCAGGTATTTTTGCAGCAATCTTTGGAAGTAGTAAAGTTAATATATCTGGTCCAACAGCTGCATTTATAGTTATTTTAATCCCAATTGTTCAAGAATTTGGAATAACTGGTCTTCTTTTATGTGGACTTCTATCAGGAATTATTTTAATTTTAATTGGTTTATTAAAACTTGGAAATCTAATAGAACTTGTACCATATCCTGTTACTGTTGGTTTTACATCTGGAATTGCAGTTGTTATTGCAACTTTTCAAGTCAAAGATTTTTTTGGTTTGACTATAGATAACTTTTCTGGGAACTATACAGAAAAAATTATTTTATTGTTTAACTCTTTTTCAACTTTTAATTTATATGAGTTTTTAACTGCTAGTGCAACTTTACTCTTACTAATAATTTGGAAAAAAACAAAAAGTAAAATTCCATCAGCATTAATTGCCTTAGGTATTATTACTATACTTGTAGTATTCTTCAATTCACAATATGGATTAAATATCTCAACTATAAATTCCACATTTTCATATAAAATAGGAAATTTTGAAGGTTCAGGAATTCCACCTATTCCTTTACAGTTTTCTTTACCTTGGGAGTTTTTAAAACCAAATGAAATAAATCTTGATTTACTAATCAAACTTCTTCCTCATTCTATTGCAATTGCTATTTTAGGTGCGTTAGAATCTCTTTTATGTGCAGTTATTAGTGATGGAATGACAGGAAGTAAAACTGACCCAAATAAAGAACTAATAGGACAAGGAATTACAAATATAGTAGTTCCTTTCTTTGGTGGAATTCCAGCAACTGCTGCAATTGCTAGAACTGTTGCAAATATCAATTCTGGTGGGACAAGTAAACTATCTTCAATAGTTCATTCATTATTTATATTAGCTTCAATTTTATTTATTGCCCCATATATATCTTATTTACCAATGGCTAGTTTATCTGCACTTTTACTTATGGTTGCTTGGAATATGAGTGAAATAAAACATTTTACAAATATATTAAAAACTGCTCCAAAAGATGATATTTATGTTTTACTTACTTGTTTTTCTTTAACTGTTTTAATAGATATGCAAGTTGCAGTTGCTATTGGAATTGCTCTTGCTTCAATACTATTTATAAAAAGAACTATTGATTTATATTCTATTGAATTAGTAAATGAAAATTTAGATACACATCCAGATATTCCTAAAGAGATTTTAATATATGATATTAATGGTCCAATGTTCTTTGGAGCTGCTCATAAAGCTTTAAAAACTTTATCAAACATAAATGAACAAAAAAGTATTGTAATATTAAATATGAAAAATGTATCTATCTTAGATATAACTGCAATGGTTGCTTTAAAGTCTATTGTAGATAACTTTGAAGTAAAAAATAAAAAGCTTATATTTGCAGGATTAAATAAGAGAGTCCTACAAAAATTAGAAAGAGCTAAGTTTGATTATGTAACAACATTTTCAGAAATAGAAGATGCTATAAACTATGCAAAAAAATATAAACCAAGAGAATAG
- a CDS encoding helix-turn-helix domain-containing protein, which translates to MLKEMNIDLEIYSERILDIVSINVKKYREQKGLTQMQLALEIGMSGGAYLGRAELRKNNHHFNIKHLAKISKILNVEIKYFFEA; encoded by the coding sequence TTGTTAAAAGAAATGAATATAGATTTAGAAATTTATAGTGAAAGAATTTTAGATATTGTTTCAATTAATGTTAAAAAATATAGGGAACAAAAAGGTCTAACACAAATGCAATTAGCTTTGGAAATAGGTATGAGTGGAGGTGCATATTTAGGTCGTGCTGAACTTAGAAAAAATAACCATCACTTTAATATAAAACATTTAGCAAAGATTTCTAAGATTTTAAATGTAGAAATTAAGTATTTCTTTGAAGCTTAA